From Candidatus Dormiibacterota bacterium, the proteins below share one genomic window:
- a CDS encoding peptidyl-prolyl cis-trans isomerase, producing the protein MLQQMREQFRYLKWLLVVIIFMFIWWAFATWGGGATRGRQDVTWAARVNGVAIPIETFQLAARQLEERYQSLLGEQYAQQRSMFRIGRPAIDGLVDEELIYQEALRQGISVTPQELVEAITRDPNFQESGRFIGLDRYRSLFRGNRMSVEDYENQLRRGLVIDKFRHLIVDAVNVSDADIEQEFLRRNAKATVEYVVADPAKTVAGTAPPESDLKTYYEEHKDRYKQGEGRTGLFVLFSPSDTAAKETVSDEDVAAAYERYKNTRYEVGEQRCAAHILVKAAEQAAPDAVKKAETKARDVQRRLKKGEDFAALARKESEDSSASNGGDLGCFPRGQMVKEFEDSAFSLPVGGVSDLVRSRFGFHIIKLKEIRPPRTTSLQEAREPLRQELKLERARGEVLKRTADFARAAAGGKLEVVAKSQGLAVQQTGQVHDGDALPGVVASQAVVAGMLALPPGGVSDPIPIPAGQVVVQVTGTAPPAAMPFQEVRARVLKDLQDEHARQAVAEAIRSVGRSGDLKSVSRVLKVEVKTQADLARGAGLPGLPPDPAIEKQIGTLAPGTLGDPVTTSAGIVVLRIKERSDHREEFASQKDSIGDGLLRQRQDRMYRALVKRLREAGRVEVNGSLVDSLDRA; encoded by the coding sequence ATGCTGCAGCAGATGCGTGAGCAGTTCCGATACCTGAAGTGGCTTCTTGTCGTCATCATTTTCATGTTCATCTGGTGGGCGTTCGCCACCTGGGGCGGAGGAGCGACGCGGGGACGCCAGGACGTTACGTGGGCCGCCAGGGTCAACGGTGTCGCCATCCCGATCGAGACGTTCCAGCTCGCCGCCCGCCAGCTGGAGGAGAGATACCAGTCCCTCCTCGGCGAGCAGTACGCGCAGCAGCGCTCCATGTTCCGCATCGGCAGACCGGCCATCGACGGGCTGGTGGATGAGGAGCTGATCTACCAGGAGGCCCTGCGCCAGGGGATCTCCGTGACTCCGCAGGAGCTCGTCGAGGCGATCACGCGCGATCCGAACTTCCAGGAGAGCGGCCGGTTCATCGGCCTCGACCGCTATCGCAGTCTGTTCCGCGGCAACCGCATGAGCGTCGAGGACTACGAGAACCAGCTCCGACGCGGGCTCGTGATCGATAAGTTCCGCCATCTGATCGTGGATGCGGTGAACGTGAGCGACGCGGATATCGAGCAGGAGTTCCTGCGGCGCAACGCGAAGGCGACCGTGGAGTACGTCGTCGCCGATCCCGCGAAGACGGTCGCCGGGACGGCGCCGCCGGAATCAGATCTGAAGACCTACTACGAGGAGCACAAGGACCGTTACAAGCAGGGCGAGGGTCGCACCGGCCTGTTCGTCCTGTTCAGTCCCTCGGACACCGCCGCCAAGGAGACCGTGTCGGACGAGGACGTCGCCGCGGCGTACGAGCGCTACAAGAACACCCGCTACGAAGTCGGCGAGCAGCGCTGCGCCGCCCACATCCTCGTCAAGGCGGCCGAACAGGCCGCTCCCGACGCGGTCAAGAAGGCCGAGACGAAAGCCCGTGATGTCCAGAGACGGCTGAAGAAGGGCGAGGATTTCGCGGCCCTGGCGCGCAAGGAGTCCGAGGATTCATCGGCTTCGAATGGCGGTGACCTGGGGTGTTTCCCGCGCGGTCAGATGGTGAAGGAGTTCGAGGACAGCGCCTTCTCCCTCCCGGTCGGCGGTGTGAGCGATCTCGTCCGGTCGCGTTTCGGGTTCCACATCATCAAACTCAAGGAGATCCGGCCGCCGCGCACCACGTCGCTGCAGGAGGCGCGCGAGCCCCTCCGCCAGGAGCTGAAGCTCGAGCGGGCGCGCGGCGAAGTCCTCAAGCGCACCGCCGATTTCGCCCGCGCCGCGGCCGGCGGAAAGCTCGAGGTGGTGGCGAAGTCGCAAGGACTCGCGGTCCAGCAGACCGGCCAGGTGCACGACGGCGATGCCCTGCCCGGCGTGGTCGCGTCCCAGGCCGTCGTCGCAGGCATGCTGGCGCTCCCGCCAGGCGGCGTCAGCGACCCGATCCCGATCCCCGCCGGACAGGTGGTCGTCCAGGTCACCGGCACGGCGCCGCCAGCGGCCATGCCCTTCCAGGAAGTGCGCGCCCGTGTGCTCAAGGACCTCCAGGACGAACACGCCCGTCAGGCCGTGGCCGAGGCCATCCGGTCTGTCGGCCGGTCCGGCGACCTCAAGAGCGTGTCCCGCGTCCTCAAGGTCGAGGTGAAGACACAAGCGGACCTGGCTCGTGGCGCCGGCCTCCCCGGCCTGCCCCCCGACCCTGCGATCGAGAAGCAGATCGGCACGCTGGCCCCCGGAACCCTCGGCGACCCCGTGACGACCTCGGCCGGGATCGTGGTCCTCCGAATCAAGGAACGCAGCGATCACCGCGAAGAATTCGCCTCCCAGAAGGATTCGATCGGCGACGGGCTGCTGCGCCAACGCCAGGATCGGATGTACCGCGCGCTGGTCAAGAGACTGCGCGAGGCCGGCCGCGTCGAGGTCAACGGTTCTCTCGTCGACTCGCTCGATCGCGCCTGA
- a CDS encoding tetratricopeptide repeat protein, which produces MDASTSENSFRRGLRAVDRGAHLEALAYFEAAVQLARRLGAEAVPMKYLSYYGWCLAICSDRLDEAREFCEAAVRSEFYNPDAYWNLGRVYLKTGDRSLAFDTIVRGLQLNPRHSGLVGVLRRLGIRRKPVLPLFDRSHPVNRLLGRLRRSLSRVAPSSRERVQATGR; this is translated from the coding sequence ATGGACGCATCGACGTCGGAGAACTCGTTCCGCCGGGGATTGCGCGCCGTGGACCGGGGCGCCCATCTGGAGGCCCTGGCCTATTTCGAGGCGGCGGTGCAGCTCGCGCGCCGCCTGGGCGCGGAAGCCGTCCCCATGAAGTACCTCTCGTATTACGGCTGGTGCCTGGCGATCTGCTCGGACCGTCTGGACGAGGCGCGCGAGTTCTGCGAAGCGGCGGTGCGCAGCGAGTTCTACAACCCCGATGCGTACTGGAACCTGGGCCGCGTCTATCTGAAGACCGGGGACCGGTCTCTCGCCTTCGACACCATCGTGCGGGGGCTCCAGCTCAATCCTCGCCACTCCGGGCTCGTCGGGGTGCTCCGCAGGCTGGGGATCAGGCGCAAGCCGGTCCTCCCGCTCTTCGACCGCAGCCATCCTGTGAACCGGCTCCTCGGACGGCTGCGCCGCAGTCTCTCGCGGGTGGCCCCGAGTTCGCGGGAACGGGTCCAGGCTACTGGACGGTGA
- a CDS encoding FecR domain-containing protein translates to MGQGRPNTPILLDWATISYRSIMRGVVYLVLLLAMGGVFYYLRAARRTTPEELALQEINRAERMYREAQASADASFARVIESAGKILDSARLSYERKDFAEARAAAQQSQSFSQKILEGSSGESFTAKIYKYEGDVKIKRSRQFVWDDVNASTALRVGDQIKTAGNGSAQIIYFDGTITTINPGSLLEIRELFEDPTTRVRKVREKLNWGGVSATMPGANVAGSFHEVATESTTARAVDRSEFQVAYDADTRKTRTEVQSGSAEVQTAGKTLILKPLERMEVTREQVVSRVKLLPAPSLLDPTDQRVFLHDDPSTETTTLRWAKVAGGERYRLQIARTALFGELLLDKSDIRSASVEIPGLQESNYYWRVSAIDAGSVESPFSETRKFKVASSREHHTDDTTPPPLEVVDFLPSGHLVIINGRTEPGAVLSIDGQKIDVYDDGAFTAVVRMKKDGQNQVDLVAQDTAGNTTRMRRSVYVESY, encoded by the coding sequence ATGGGGCAGGGACGCCCGAATACCCCGATCCTCCTCGATTGGGCCACGATTTCCTACCGCAGCATCATGCGCGGGGTCGTGTATCTGGTGCTGCTCCTGGCCATGGGCGGCGTGTTCTACTACCTGCGCGCTGCGCGCCGCACGACGCCGGAAGAGCTGGCGCTCCAGGAGATCAATCGCGCCGAGCGGATGTACCGGGAGGCGCAGGCGTCGGCCGACGCATCCTTCGCGCGGGTCATCGAGAGCGCCGGAAAGATCCTCGACTCGGCCCGCCTGTCCTACGAACGCAAGGACTTCGCCGAGGCGCGCGCGGCCGCGCAGCAATCCCAGTCATTTTCGCAGAAGATCCTCGAGGGGTCCTCGGGGGAATCGTTCACCGCCAAGATCTACAAGTACGAGGGGGACGTCAAGATCAAGCGCTCCCGTCAATTCGTCTGGGACGACGTCAACGCGAGCACGGCATTGCGCGTCGGCGATCAGATCAAGACGGCCGGCAACGGCTCCGCACAGATCATCTATTTCGACGGGACGATCACCACGATCAACCCCGGCTCTCTCCTGGAGATACGCGAGCTGTTCGAGGACCCCACGACCCGGGTCCGCAAGGTCCGCGAAAAGCTCAACTGGGGCGGCGTGTCCGCGACCATGCCCGGCGCCAACGTGGCGGGATCGTTCCACGAGGTGGCGACCGAGTCGACCACGGCACGCGCCGTCGATCGATCGGAGTTCCAGGTGGCCTATGACGCCGACACCCGCAAGACGCGCACGGAAGTGCAGAGCGGCTCGGCGGAGGTCCAGACCGCCGGCAAGACCCTCATCCTGAAGCCCCTGGAACGGATGGAGGTCACCCGCGAGCAGGTCGTCAGCAGGGTCAAGCTGCTGCCGGCGCCGTCTCTGCTCGATCCCACCGACCAGCGCGTGTTCCTGCACGACGACCCCTCGACCGAGACGACCACGCTGCGCTGGGCCAAGGTGGCGGGTGGCGAGCGCTACCGCCTGCAGATCGCGCGCACGGCGTTGTTCGGCGAGCTCCTCCTCGACAAGTCGGACATTCGATCGGCGAGCGTCGAGATCCCCGGATTGCAGGAGAGCAATTACTACTGGCGGGTTTCCGCGATCGACGCGGGGAGCGTCGAGAGCCCCTTCTCGGAGACACGCAAGTTCAAGGTGGCGAGCTCGCGTGAGCACCATACGGACGACACGACTCCGCCGCCTCTCGAGGTCGTCGACTTCCTGCCCTCGGGTCACCTGGTCATCATCAACGGACGGACCGAGCCCGGCGCGGTCCTGTCGATCGACGGTCAGAAGATCGACGTGTACGACGACGGAGCCTTCACCGCGGTGGTGCGCATGAAGAAGGATGGGCAGAACCAGGTGGACCTCGTTGCGCAGGACACCGCCGGCAACACCACGCGGATGCGGCGCAGCGTCTACGTCGAGAGCTACTAG
- a CDS encoding MopE-related protein encodes MKRALLGLALLAWSCVPALADYNVSGRFVYVDREFDINGFTGVEPQQPIRFASVEVVEGTKIVGSGVTDSTGNFVFHVIDNRTRDIYVRCLARRQSTTAVPIDIRSGNQSGDIWSIRSQTFTGHTPNQDLFIGTLAAVQGAGGEPFNLLAATELGSDYLLSLRGTGTYPLLIVVFNAFNPNLSSFNPNNNTITQARNAGYDDTVVMHEMGHYVSYNFAKSDNPGGEHHLSDCNQNIMLAWDEGHASFFGLSARRFAGLPHASLYVRTTGLPGPGNLQFYFDAETQLPFVCRGSTSETTVYTGLWDIVDGATTQDESPGTEESWDLLSGQDALYWKAMSIYLPTATNVSLEDFWDGWFHPSVNNGHFAEMKSIFRELGVEYFTDGFESNDTIAEARTVSPGNTLLHNTFFADRNNDLLGEPDTDLFAFPAVAGTPYVVETLNLLSDANTSLTLLASNGTTVLASNDDRSASDASSLILYTPAATGTLYVKSVHASDFGIYGSYDLRIAADTGGVDADGDGYTTDTDCNDNNAAVHPGATEICNGIDDNCNQAIDEGFDRDGDGFTTCNGDCNDGNAQIHPGVPEICNSADDNCNGVVDEGFDADGDGYSSCGGDCNDANPQIRPGATEICNGIDDNCNMVIDEGFDNDGDGYTSCGGDCNDSNPLIGPGQPEVCNGIDDNCNLSVDEGFPDTDGDGLKDCVDTDDDNDGVLDPADCAPLLYSVAHTPGEALNLSVVGSPSLTQLAWEQVPEANVYNVYRGLVQIQGWAFQSVCLYSEAANVRLNETQSPPLGQFYYYLQAARNVCGEGTLGTGTGGSTRPTATPCLPQNRDFDLDLIPDINDNCPLIANPAQADQDRDGRGDGCDNCPVLANPNQHDSDNNGVGDVCQDGDGDGFKADVDCDDQNAAIHPGAPEICNAKDDDCDGLTDEGFGTNVSCSAGVGACLRTGTVVCTSPTSSACNAVAGQPTTEVCNARDDDCDGTVDEGFDQDGDGYTSCGGDCNDAVASIHPGAVEIFNGVDDDCNNVIDDVVETVIIRLATYRVSTSTLTVEATSNYPVGSVTLSVVGYGAMTYVPAASVYRLVSGPTANPGSVTVVSTAGGSASSPVTVQ; translated from the coding sequence ACGCGGGACATCTACGTGCGCTGCCTCGCCCGACGCCAGTCCACGACCGCCGTGCCGATCGATATCCGCTCCGGCAACCAGTCCGGGGACATCTGGTCCATCCGTTCGCAGACTTTCACCGGTCATACACCGAATCAGGACCTCTTCATCGGGACGCTGGCCGCGGTGCAAGGGGCCGGCGGCGAGCCGTTCAATCTCCTCGCCGCGACCGAGCTCGGGAGCGATTACCTCCTGTCGTTGCGCGGCACCGGCACCTATCCGCTCCTGATCGTGGTGTTCAACGCCTTCAATCCGAACCTCTCGAGCTTCAACCCGAACAACAACACCATCACGCAGGCGCGGAACGCGGGCTACGACGACACGGTCGTGATGCATGAAATGGGGCACTACGTCTCCTACAACTTCGCCAAGAGCGACAACCCCGGCGGCGAGCACCATCTCAGCGACTGCAACCAGAACATCATGCTGGCGTGGGACGAGGGGCACGCGTCCTTCTTCGGACTCTCGGCCCGCCGCTTCGCCGGCCTGCCGCACGCGAGCCTGTACGTGCGCACGACCGGGCTCCCCGGCCCCGGAAATCTCCAGTTCTACTTCGATGCCGAGACCCAGCTTCCCTTCGTCTGCCGCGGGTCCACGAGCGAAACGACCGTGTACACGGGACTCTGGGACATCGTGGACGGCGCCACGACCCAGGATGAATCCCCCGGCACGGAGGAGTCGTGGGACCTCCTGTCGGGACAGGACGCGCTGTACTGGAAGGCGATGAGCATCTACCTTCCGACCGCCACCAACGTCAGCCTGGAGGATTTCTGGGACGGCTGGTTCCATCCCAGCGTGAACAACGGGCACTTCGCCGAAATGAAGAGCATCTTCCGCGAGCTGGGCGTGGAGTATTTCACGGACGGGTTCGAGTCGAACGACACGATCGCCGAGGCGCGGACGGTATCGCCCGGAAATACGCTCCTGCACAACACCTTCTTCGCCGATCGCAACAACGACCTCCTCGGCGAGCCCGACACGGATCTGTTTGCATTCCCGGCCGTGGCCGGCACTCCGTACGTCGTCGAGACGCTGAATCTTCTGAGCGATGCGAACACGTCGCTGACTCTTCTCGCCTCGAACGGCACGACGGTCCTGGCGAGCAACGATGACAGAAGCGCCAGCGACGCATCCTCGCTGATCCTCTACACGCCGGCCGCGACCGGGACGCTGTACGTGAAGTCGGTCCACGCGAGCGACTTCGGGATCTACGGGTCGTACGACCTGCGCATCGCGGCCGACACGGGCGGCGTGGACGCCGACGGCGACGGCTACACGACCGACACGGACTGCAACGACAACAACGCGGCGGTCCATCCGGGGGCGACGGAGATCTGCAACGGCATCGACGACAACTGCAACCAGGCGATCGACGAGGGGTTCGATCGGGATGGCGACGGCTTCACGACGTGCAACGGCGACTGCAACGACGGCAACGCGCAGATCCACCCGGGGGTGCCGGAGATCTGCAACAGCGCCGATGACAACTGCAACGGGGTCGTGGACGAGGGGTTCGACGCGGACGGCGACGGCTACTCGTCCTGCGGCGGCGACTGCAACGACGCCAACCCGCAGATCCGCCCCGGGGCGACGGAGATCTGCAACGGCATCGACGACAACTGCAACATGGTGATCGACGAAGGATTCGACAACGACGGGGACGGCTACACGTCCTGCGGCGGAGACTGCAACGACTCGAACCCCCTGATCGGCCCGGGCCAGCCGGAGGTCTGCAACGGGATCGACGACAATTGCAACCTGTCCGTCGACGAGGGCTTCCCGGACACCGACGGGGACGGTTTGAAGGACTGCGTCGATACGGATGACGACAATGACGGCGTGCTCGACCCCGCGGATTGTGCTCCGCTCCTGTACTCGGTGGCGCACACCCCGGGCGAGGCGCTCAATCTGAGCGTGGTGGGCTCCCCGAGTCTCACGCAGCTGGCCTGGGAGCAGGTGCCCGAGGCGAACGTCTACAACGTCTACCGCGGTCTCGTCCAGATCCAGGGCTGGGCGTTCCAGAGCGTCTGCCTGTACTCGGAGGCGGCGAACGTGCGCCTGAACGAGACCCAGTCCCCACCCCTCGGGCAGTTCTACTACTATCTGCAGGCCGCAAGGAACGTCTGCGGCGAGGGGACTCTCGGCACCGGCACCGGCGGAAGCACGCGCCCGACGGCCACGCCCTGCCTGCCCCAGAACCGTGACTTCGATCTCGACCTGATCCCCGACATCAACGACAACTGCCCGCTCATCGCCAACCCGGCGCAGGCGGACCAGGACCGCGACGGCCGGGGCGACGGGTGCGACAACTGTCCCGTGCTCGCCAACCCGAACCAGCACGACTCCGACAACAACGGGGTGGGGGACGTCTGCCAGGACGGCGACGGAGACGGCTTCAAGGCGGACGTCGACTGCGATGACCAGAATGCGGCGATCCATCCCGGGGCGCCCGAAATCTGCAACGCCAAGGACGACGACTGCGACGGGCTGACGGACGAGGGGTTCGGCACGAACGTCAGCTGCAGCGCCGGAGTCGGCGCGTGCCTGCGCACCGGCACCGTCGTCTGCACCTCGCCCACGTCATCGGCCTGCAACGCCGTGGCGGGACAGCCCACCACGGAAGTCTGCAACGCGCGGGACGACGATTGCGATGGGACGGTGGACGAAGGGTTCGACCAGGACGGGGACGGCTACACGTCGTGCGGCGGCGACTGCAACGACGCGGTCGCGTCCATCCATCCCGGGGCTGTCGAGATCTTCAACGGCGTCGATGACGACTGCAACAACGTCATCGACGACGTCGTCGAGACGGTCATCATCCGGCTGGCGACGTACCGCGTTTCCACCAGCACGCTCACGGTCGAGGCGACGTCCAACTACCCGGTCGGGTCGGTGACCCTCTCGGTCGTGGGTTACGGCGCCATGACGTACGTCCCCGCGGCCTCGGTGTACCGTCTCGTCTCCGGCCCGACCGCCAATCCCGGCAGTGTCACGGTGGTCTCAACGGCCGGCGGCAGCGCCAGCTCGCCCGTCACCGTCCAGTAG